CCTCGGCGCCCTGCGAGTCGTTGCCGAACCGGGTGTCGAGCTCCGCTTCCCCGCGGTAGGTCAGGTGGGCGAAGCGCCGGGCGATGGTCAGGCCGGTGTCCGGGGTGCGCCCCGTGTCGTGGTAATCACCGCCCTGCCAGTTCGGGTCGGCCTTGATGGCCGCGATCTGCGTGGTCTGCGTGCCGATCTGGTCCGCGGTCGCCCGCGCCCCGACCGCCAGCAGCAGCCCGGCCCGGACCCGGTCGGGGTGGCCGACCATCCACTCCAAAGCCCTTGCGCCGCCCATGGATCCGCCGACCACGGCGGCCACCTCGTCTATCCCCAGTGCGGCCAGCGCGGCGATGTCGGCCTCCACCTGGTCGCGTATCGAGATCTTCGGAAACCTTGAGCCCCAAGGCTTTCCATTCCGGGCCAGCGAGCTGGGGCCGGTCGAGCCGCGGCAACCGCCCAGCACGTTGGTGGCCACCGCGCACCAGCGGTCGGTGTCGATCGGCGCGCCCGGCCCGGCCACCCCGTCCCACCAGCCGCCGGTGGGATGCCCGGGCCCGGCGGGCCCGGTGATGTGCGAGTCACCGGTCAGCGCGTGCAACACCACCACCACGTTGTCGCGGGTCGGCGACAGCTCGCCCCAGCGCTGAACGGCGATGCACACGTCGTCGATCACCGCGCCGCTCTCGGTGGTCAGCGAGCCGATGTGCACCAGGCCGATCTCGCCTTCGGCCGGCAGCGTCTGGGTGGGGACGTCGGAGATCGTCATCGCCGGGCCCCTTAGAACGCCGCCACGGCTTGCGGGTCGGAGCCCGAGGTTTGCGCGTTCGCGCCGTACTTGCGCGCAGCGGCGAAGCCGAGATCCAGGTCGGCCAGGATGTCGTCGATGCCCTCGATCCCGACGGCCAGCCGCACCAGGCCCGGGCTGACGCCGGTGCTCAGCTGCTCCTGCGGGCTGAGCTGGGCGTGGGTGGTGGACGCCGGGTGGATGACCAGGGAGCGCACGTCGCCGATGTTGGCGACGTGGCTGTGCAGCTTCAGCGCGTTGACGAACGCCTTGCCGGCCTCGACGCCGCCGTCCAGCTCGAAGGCCAGCACCGCGCCGGTTCCCTTGGGCGCCAGCTTCTTTGCCCGCTCGTACCACGGTGAGCTGGGCAGCCCGGCGTAGTTGACCGACAAAACGCCGTCATGGCCGGCCAGGTACTCGGCCACCCGTTGCGCGTTGGCGACGTGGCGTTCCATGCGCAGGCTCAGCGTTTCGATGCCCTGGGCGACCAGGAACGCGTTGAACGGCGAAGCGGCCGACCCGAGGTCACGCAGCAGCTGCACGCGCGCCTTGAGCGCGTAGGCCGGCGGCCCGAGCTCGGCGAACACCACGCCGTGGTAGCTCGGGTCGGGCGTGGTGAACCCGGGGAAGCGGCCCTGCGTCCAGTCGAAGGTGCCGCCGTCGACGACGACGCCGGCGATCGCCGAGCCGTGCCCGCCGAGGTACTTGGTGGCCGAGTGCACCACGATGTCGGCGCCGTGGGCGAACGGCTGGATCAGGTACGGCGTGGCGATGGTGTTGTCGACGATCAGCGGTATCCCGTTGGCGTGCGCGACGCCGGCCACCCCGGGGATGTCCAGCACATCGATCTGCGGGTTGGAGATGGTCTCGCCGAAGAACGCCTTCGTGTTCGGGCGCACGGCGGCCTGCCAGGAGTCCAGATCGTCGGGATCCTCGACGAAGCTGACCTCTATGCCGAGCTTGGCCAGCGAATAGTGGAACAGGTTGTACGTGCCGCCGTAGAGCCGCGGGCTGGACACGATGTGATCCCCGGCACATGCGAGGTTCAATATGGCGAAGGTCTCAGCGGCCTGCCCGGAGCTCAGGAAGAGCGCCGCCACGCCGCCCTCGAGCGCGGCGATGCGCTGCTCGACGACATCGGTGGTCGGGTTGCCGATCCGGGTGTAGATGTTGCCCGGAACCTCCAGCCCGAACAGGGCCGCGGCGTGTGTGGTGTCGTCGAACGTGTAGGACGTGGTCTGGTAGATCGGCAGGGCGCGCGCGTTGGTGGCCGGGTCCGGTTGCTGGCCGGCGTGCACCTGCTTGGTCTCGAACGACCAGCGCGCGGTCGGGTCGGTGTCGTTGCTGGTGGTGCTGTTGTCGGGGCTCACGTGAGTTTGCTTTCTGCTTCGAGATCGGCGAATCGGGTATCGGGGTCGCGGTCAGCAGCGACACACGAGTCGACACATGAGCCGATCCGACGGAGCTTGATATGTGCACATCACGTCTTCCCCTCTAGTCAGGGGTCCGTTATGGCGGACCCGCGCTTGCCGCGCAGCCTGTGGCTACTAGACCTGGTCATCACCCGGGGCACCCCACCGCGGTTGGAGGGTTGCCGGCCAGCAAGCCGGGGCTTGACGCTGGCGCTCATGACCAATACGGAGACTATCTTACTGTGCCGACTTCGTGCCAATGCAGCTGGACACCTGCCCAAACGCCCTTGATAACGTGGCAGGAAGAACGCTGACTCCCCAGATCTGACTGATAATCGAAGGTTTTCCACGCCGGAAGAGAGACCGTGAGCGCCGAACAGCCGACCGTCATCTACACACTGACCGACGAGGCGCCGCTGCTGGCGACCTACGCGTTCCTGCCGATCGTGCGGGCCTTCGCCGAGCCGGCGGGCATCGAGATCAAGACCAGTGACATCTCCGTGGCGGCCCGGATCCTCGCCGAGTTCCCCGAACACCTGACCGAAGAGCAGCGGGTCGGCGACAACCTGGGCGAGCTGGGCCGGCTGACGCAGCTCGCCGACACCAACATCATCAAGCTGCCGAACATCAGCGCCTCGGTGCCCCAGCTGATCGCCGCCGTCAAGGAGCTGCAGGGCAAGGGTTTCAAGGTTCCGGACTTTCCGCAGAGCCCGAAGACCGACGAGGAGAAGGAAATCCGCGCTCGCTATGGCAAATGCCTGGGCAGCGCGGTCAACCCGGTGCTGCGCCAGGGCAACTCGGACCGGCGCGCCCCCAAGGCCGTCAAGGAGTACGCGCGCAGGCACCCCCACAGCATGGGGGAGTGGTCGCCGGCCTCGCGCACTCATGTCGCAACCATGCGGCACGGCGACTTCTACCACGGTGAGAAGTCGATGACGCTGGACCGCGCGCGCAACGTGAAGATGGTCCTTGCAACCAAGAGTGGTAAGACCCTCGAGCTCAAGCCCAGGGTCGAGCTGCGCGAGGGCGACGTCATCGATTCCATGTTCATGAGCAAGAAGGCGCTGGTCGAGTTCTACGAGGAACAGATGCAGGACGCCTACGAGACGGGCGTGATGTTCTCGCTCCACGTCAAGGCGACGATGATGAAGGTCTCCCACCCCATCGTCTTCGGCCACGCCGTGAAGGTGTTCTACAAGGACGCCTTCGCCAAGCACCAGGAGCTCTTCGACGAACTCGGCGTCGACGTCAACAACGGACTGGTGGATCTCTACAGCAAGATCGAGTCGCTGCCCGCGTCGCTGCACGAGGAGATCATCCGCGACCTGCACGCCTGCCACGAACACCGCCCCGAGCTGGCGATGGTCGATTCGGCCAAGGGCATCAGCAACTTTCATTCGCCCAGCGACGTGATCGTGGACGCGTCGATGCCGGCGATGATCCGCGCCGGCGGCAAGATGTGGGGCGCCGACGGGCGGCCGAAGGACACCAAGGCCGTCAACCCCGAGTCGACCTTCTCCCGCATCTACCAAGAGATCATCAACTTCTGCAAGACCCACGGGCAGTTCGACCCGACGACGATGGGCACCGTGCCCAACGTCGGCCTGATGGCGCAACAGGCCGAGGAGTACGGCTCGCACGACAAGACATTCGAGATCCCCGAAGACGGCGTCGCCGACATCGTCGACCTCGACACCGGGGAAGTGCTGCTGACCCAGAACGTGGAAGAAGGCGACATCTGGCGGATGCCCATCGCCACCGACGAAGCGATCCGCGACTGGGTCAAGCTGGCCGTCAACCGGGCGCGAAACTCGGGCATGACGGTGGTGTTCTGGCTGGACACCGAGCGGCCGCACGAGGTCGAGCTGCGCAAGAAGGTCAAGAAATACCTGAAGGAGCACGACACCGAGGGCCTGGAGATCCAGATCATGCCGCAGGTGTGGGCCATGAGGTACACGCTGGAGCGCGCGATGCGCGGGCAGGACACCATCGCCGCGACCGGAAACATCCTGCGCGACTACCTCACCGACCTGTTCCCCATCCTCGAGCTGGGCACCAGCGCCAAGATGCTGTCCATCGTGCCGTTGATGGCCGGCGGCGGCATGTACGAGACCGGGGCGGGCGGCTCGGCGCCCAAGCACGTCCACCAACTGCTCGAGGAGAACCACCTGCGCTGGGATTCCCTCGGCGAATTCCTCGCCCTGGGTGCGTGTTTCGAAGACATCGGCATCAAGACCGACAGCGAGCGCGCCAAGATCCTGAGCAAGACGCTGGACGCGGCGATCGGCAGGCTGCTGGAGAACGACAAGAGTCCGTCGCGCAAGGCCGGCGAGCTCGACAACCGCGGCAGCCAGTTCTACCTGGCGCTGTACTGGGCGCAGGAACTTGCGCAATGCGACGACGAGGAGCTGCGCCGGCACTTCGCCGCGCTGGCCGACTCGCTGCGCGAGAACGAGGACACCATCGTGGCCGAGCTCGCCGAGGCGCAGGGCGAGACGGTCGACATCGGTGGGTACTACTACCCGGACAGCGAGAAGACGACTGCAGTGATGCGGCCGAGCAAGACGTTCAATGAAGCGCTAGCCGCTTCGCAAGGCTCGTAACGTGTGGGCCGCGAGATAGGGAGTTGACCCGATGTCCGACAAGATCAAGGTCAAGGGTCCGGTTGTAGAGCTCGACGGTGACGAGATGACCCGCGTCATCTGGAAGTTCATCAAGGACATGCTGATCCTGCCGCACCTCGACATCAACCTGGAGTACTACGACCTCGGCATCGAGAACCGCGACCGCACCAACGACCAGGTGACCATCGACGCCGCGTATGCCATCAAGCGGCACGGCGTGGGCGTCAAGTGCGCCACCATCACCCCCGACGAGGCCCGCGTCGCCGAATTCAACCTGAAGAAGATGTGGCTGTCGCCCAACGGCACGATCCGAAACATCCTGGGCGGCACCATCTTCCGCGAGCCGATCGTCATCTCCAATGTGCCGCGGCTGGTGCCGGGCTGGACCAAACCGATCGTCATCGGTCGTCACGCGTTCGGCGACCAGTACCGGGCGACGAACTTCAAGGTGGACAAGCCGGGCACCGTGACCATCACGTTCACCCCGTCCGACGGCAGCGAGCCGATGGTGCACGAGGTGGTGTCCATTCCCGACGACGGCGGCGTCGTGATGGGGATGTACAACTTCAAGGAATCCGTCCGGGACTTCGCCCGCGCCTCGCTGGCCTACGGCCTGAACGCCAAGTGGCCGGTGTACCTGTCCACCAAGAACACCATCCTCAAGGCCTACGACGGCATGTTCAAGGACGAGTTCCAGCGCATCTACGAAGAGGAGTTCAAGGACAAGTTCGAGGCCGAGGGGCTGACCTACGAGCACCGGCTGATCGACGACATGGTCGCGGCCTGCCTCAAGTGGGAGGGCGGCTACGTGTGGGCCTGTAAGAACTACGACGGGGACGTCCAGTCCGACCTCGTCGCGCAGGGCTACGGCTCGCTGGGGCTGATGACTTCGGTGCTGATGACCGCCGACGGCAAGACGGTCGAGGCCGAAGCGGCGCACGGCACCGTCACCCGGCACTTCCGCCAGTACCAGGCCGGGAAGCCGACCTCGACCAACCCGATCGCCTCGATCTTCGCCTGGACGCGGGGGTTGCAGCACCGCGGCAAGCTCGACAACACCCCGGAGGTGATCGAGTTCGCGCAGACGCTGGAGGACGTGATCGTCGAGACGGTCGAGAGCGGGAAGATGACCAAGGACCTCGCCATCCTCATCGGCCCCGACCAGGAATGGCAGCAGAGCGAGGAGTTCCTCAACTCGATCGCCGAGAACCTGGAAAAGAAGCTGGCTAACTAGCCGAGGGGTTGGCGCCCCGGGTCGCCGGCGTGCACTCGTCGAGGAAGTCGACGATCACCTCGGTGACGCGCTCCGGCGCCTCGAACATCGGGATGTGCCCCACGCCGTCGAGCTTGGTGACCTGGTGGTCGTCGGGCAGGTGCGTGGTGAAATGCCGGCTGAACCTGGGTGCGGGCACGATCCGGTCCTTCTCGCAGATCACCAGGTGCGCCGGGACGGCGTTCTCGGCCAGCTCCCGCAGCCCGTGCAGCGCCAGCGACTTGCCCAGCAGTTGGAAGTAGGCGGGGCAGTGGACGACGTCGTCGATGCAGCCGAGCAGTTGAGCGTCGCTGACCCCGTCGGGCGTCGCGCTGATCGCGTAGGTGGCCAGCCGGCGGCTGAACGGCAGGCGCATCACCTTCGGGCCGAACAGCCAGGCCAGTATCAGCAGCGGGATGCCCAGGACGAACTTGGCGATCACCTCGAACTTGGCCGGGCTCCATCGCGTCCATCCACCCGCCGGGGCGATGCCCATCACGCTGCGCGCCCGCCCGCGCCGCTCGAGTTCGAACGCGACCCAACCGCCGAGCGAGTTGCCCACGATGTGGGCGGTGTCCCAGCCCAGCTCGTCCATCTGGTGCTCCACGTGGTCGGCCAGCACCGCCGAGGACAGCAACCAGGTGCCCGCGGGCGGCCCGCCGTTGTGGCCGGCCATCGTCGGGGCGAAAACCTCGTACCGCCCGGTGTCGGCCAGCCGCCGGGCGACGTCCTCCCACACCGCCTGGGACAGCAGGAACGGGTGCAGCAACAGGACCGGCTCTCCCGAGCCGAGGTGGATCGGTGGCCGCGTCCCCGTGTTGGTGTTCGTCCCCATACCCGCGACATTAAAGCCGGTACCGCCGGTACCGCAACCGAGCGGCTCGCGGACGTGAAGCTGGCCGTGGGTTCCCGGAAAGGGTCGCGTGAAAAGATCGGTGCATCATGAGCACCGCTACCGGATCCCGCCGGATTTTCTCCGGCGTGCAGCCGACCTCCGATTCGCTCCACCTCGGGAACGCTCTGGGCGCCATCACCCAGTGGGTCGCGCTGCAGGACGATCACGAGGCCATGTTCTGCGTGGTCGACCTGCACGCCATCACCATTCCCCAGGATCCCGAGGCGCTGCGCCGGCGGACCCTGGCCACGGCCGCCCAGTACCTGGCGCTGGGCATCGACCCCGCCCGCAGCACCGTGTTCGTGCAGAGCCACGTGCCCGCCCACTCCCAGCTGGCCTGGGTGCTGGGCTGCTTCACCGGTTTCGGGCAGGCCTCGCGGATGACTCAGTTCAAGGACAAGTCGGCCCGCCAAGGCGGCGAAGCCACCACCGTGGGCCTGTTCACCTATCCGGTGTTGCAGGCCGCCGACGTCCTGGCCTACGACGCCGAGCTGGTGCCGGTGGGCGAGGACCAGCGCCAGCATCTCGAGCTGGCGCGCGACGTGGCGCAGCGCTTCAACAGCCGGTTCCCCGACACGTTCGTGGTTCCCGACCTGCTGATCCCCAAGGCCACCGCCAAGATCTACGACCTACAAGACCCGACGTCGAAGATGAGCAAATCGGCCGCCACCGACGCCGGCTTGATCAACCTGCTCGACGATCCCGCCGTGTCCGCGAAGAAGATTCGTTCGGCGGTGACCGACAGCGAGCGCGAGATCCGCTTCGACACCGACGCCAAGCCCGGGGTGTCAAACCTGCTGACCATCCAGTCGGCGGTCACCGGCACCGGCATCGACGAGCTCGTCAAGGGTTACGCCGGACGGGGTTACGGCGACTTGAAGAAGGACACCGCCGAGGCGGTCGTCGAGTTCGTCGGTCCGATCAAGGCCCGCGTCGACGAATTGCTGGCTGACCCAGCCGAATTGGAGGGGGTGCTCGCGGCGGGAGCGGAGCACGCCGAGGATATCGCCGGCAAAACCGTTCGGCGGGTCTACGATCGGCTAGGGTTCCTTCCGCAACGAGGGTGAGTCTCACCATGAGCGAGCCGGCCAAGGCGGGCATCCTCGATCGGCTGCGGGCCCGGCACGGATGGCTCGACCACGTCCTGCGCGCATACCAGCGGTTCGACGGCCGCAACGGCGGCTTCTTCGCGGCCGGCCTCACCTATTACACGATCTTCGCGTTATTCCCATTGCTGATGGTGGGTTTCGCGGCCTTCGGGTTCATCCTGTCCCGGCGGCCCGAGCTGCTGAGGACGATCGACGACCACATCCGGTCGCAGGTGACCGGACCGCTGGGCGATCAGCTGCTGGACCTGATGAACTCGGCGATCGACGCGCGGGCGTCGGTGGGGATCATCGGCCTGGCCACCGCGGTCTGGGCGGGCCTGGGCTGGATATCGCATCTGCGGCAGGCGTTGACGGAGATGTGGTGGGAGGAGCGCATCGAGTCGCCGGGCTTCGTGCGCAACAAGCTCTCCGACCTGTTGGCCATGCTCGGGACGTTCGCGGTCATCATGGCCACGGTCGGTCTGACGACTGTCGGCCATGACGCCCCGTTGGCCGCGCTGCTGAAATGGTTTGGGATACCGGAGCTTGTGGTCTTCGACTGGCTTTTCTGGCTGCTGTCGATCGTGATCTCGACGGCGGTGTCGTGGTTGCTGTTCGCCTGGATGATCGCCCGGCTGCCGCGCGAGAAGGTCAGCCTGGCCGATTCGATGCGGGCCGCGCTGATCGCGGCCGTCGGCTTCGAAGCGTTCAAGCAGGCGGGCTCCGTATACCTGCGCGTGGTGCTGCGCAGCCCGGCGGGCGCCACCTTCGGGCCGGTGCTGGGCCTGATGGTATTCGCCTACATCACCTCGTATCTCGTGCTCTTCTGTACCGCGTGGGCGGCGACGGCATCCGATCACCCGCGAACCCGCCATGTGGCGCCTCCCGCGCCGGTGATCATCGCCCCGCGGGTGCAACTGGACGAGGGGATCAGAGCGCGGCAGACGCTGACCGCGATGGCGATGGGAGCCGTTGGGGCGCTGGCCCTTTCCCGCGTCAAGCGGTGGCTGCGCTAGCCGCGCACCCGCCAGCGGCCCGCCACCATGACCGCCCTCACCCGCAGATCGCTATCCAGCACAACGAGATTGGCGTCATAGCCGGCACTCAGGCTGCCCACCCGCTCGAGGCCGAGGGCCCGCGCCGGCGTGGCCGAGGTAGTCTGCGCCGCGACGGCCAGGCCCGCATCGGCATGCACGCTGCGAAAGAGCTGGTCCATGGTGGCGGTGCTGCCCGCGATCGTCGACGTCCCGCGCACCCGTGCCACGCCGGACACGACGTCGATGGCCGTGGTGCCGAGGCGGAACGCCCCGTCGCCGCGCCCCGCCGCGGCGATGGCATCGGTGACCAAGGCGACCCGCTCGGGTCCCGCGGCCCCGATCACCGCGTGCACGACGGCCGGCTGCACGTGCACGCCGTCGGCGATCAGCTCCACGGTGACGCCCGGATGGCGGAGCAGGGCGAGCGCGGGCCCGGGCTCGCGATGGTGCATCGGCGGCATCCCGTTGAACAGGTGGGTGCCGACCGTGGCGCCCAGGGCGATGGCGCGCTCGGTCTGCTGGTACGTGGCGTCCGTATGCCCCACCGCCACAACGACCCCGGCGTCGAGAAAGCGCCGGATCGCCCCGTCCGCACCGGGCAGCTCGGGCGCCAGCGTGACCATCCGGACCGCGCCGCCGCCCGCGTCCAGCACGGCGTCGATCTCTCCCGGATCCGGGTAACGCATCTGGGCGGGGTCGTGCGCCCCGCAGCGGGCCCGGCTCAGCCACGGCCCCTCCAGATGGACGCCCGCGACCGTGCCGCGCCGGGCGGCTTCGGCGGCCGCCCGTACGCCGGCGAGCAACTCCGCGGGCGAGGTGGTCACCAGGCTGGCGAGGGTCGTCGTGGTGCCGTGCCGCAGGTGGAATTCCGCCGCCGCGGCGATGCCGGCGCCGTCGAGGTCGGCGTCGGTGTAGGAAGCCCCGCCGCCGCCGTGCACGTGCATGTCGATGAAGCCGGGCACCACAGTGCAATCCGGGAAGTCCGCGTCGGCCGGGCGGGGCGCGGGGCCCGCGCCGCAGGCCAGGATCCGCCCGTCGTCCGTCTGCAGCCAGCCCGGCCGGTGCGCCTGCCCGTCGAGCACCATGGTGCCCGCGGCGATCGTTACCATCGGCCGCCCTTCTCCCAGAAGTGCCGGATCTCCTCCAGCTGGCGGCCCTTGGTCTCGGGCGCATACCGGTAGACGACGGCGAACGCGACCACCGCCAGGGACGCGAACACCGCGAAAGTGCCTGCGCCGCCCAGGGAATGCAGCATGGTCAGGAACACGGCGGCGACGATGGCGTTGGCCACCAGGTTGGAGGTGAGCATCGTGCTCGACCCGATGGACCGCAGCCGGGACGGGAAGCTCTCGCTGGCGTACACCCAGCCCAGGGAGCCGAACCCCATGGTGTAGCCGATGATGAACAGCAGTATGCCGGCGAACCCGAGGACCGCACCGTCGATGCCCCGCCCGAACACGGCCATCAGCACGACGTCGGCGGCGATCATCATGGCGATGCCGGACAACAGGATTGGGCGCCGGCCCACCCGGTCGACGAGGAGCAGCGACGCGCCCACCGCCGCCAGTCCGGCGACCTGAACCAGGGCGGGCAGCCCCAGCAGCGCGAAGTTGCCCGTGAAGCCCATGGCCTCGAATATCCGCGGGCAGTAGTAGATGATCGCGTTGATGCCGGTGATCTGGATCAGGAAGCCGAGCGTGATCACGAAGGCGGTGGCCCGCGAATACGGTGGCCGCAGCATCTCCGACCAGCCGCCGCCGGCCTCGCCGAGGGCGCGACCGATCTCGGCAAGCTCGTCATCGACCTGGGCCGTGGGCTCCACGCGCAGCAGCGCCCGGCGGGCATCGTCCAGGCGGCCCTTCAGCACGTACCACCGTGCCGTGTCGGGCGCCCGCATCAGCAACGGCAGCAACAGCAGTGCGGGCACGGTGGCCAGGCCCAGCATCCAGCGCCAGCTGTGGGTCCCCGCCAGCAGATATCCGGTGAGGTAGCCGACGATGAGTCCGCTGACGATGGCCAGCTGATAGGCCGTCAGCAGCGAGCCGCGCACCGCCGTCGGAGCCGATTCCGCCACGTACACCGGAACCACCACCACGGCCACGCCGAGTGTCAACCCCAGCAGGAGCCGGGCCGTCAACAGCATCGGCAGGGACACCGAGAGCGCGCCGAGCAGCGCGAACGCCGCGTAGGCGACCAGGAGCAGCACCACCGACTTCTTGCGCCCGATGGCGTTGGCCAGCACGCCCGCGCCGAGCGCCCCGGCGATCTGCCCGATCACCACCATCGTCGTCAGCAGTTCCTGTTGCCGCGTGGACAGCCCGAAGTCCTCGGTGACGTACAGCTGCGCGCCGGCGATGATGGACAGGTCGTAGCCGTAGATGAGGCCGACGCTGGCGGCGGTCAATCCAACCAATAGGCCGCCCCGGGCGTTGGTCATCTGGGTGAGTCTAGTGTCGCGCTCCGGCTGCTCATTGGGCCCTTGTCCGCCAATCGGAGGACTCACAATTCCACCCCCGGCATCCGATCGGTGGATGTTTCCCACTCTTCACCGGATCTAAATTCTTTTGTTATGTCCGTCACGCACGCACCCTCCTTGGCGCAGAGAAGCCCGTTCGGGCGATTGCTGTCCCAGGGCACGCTCTACACGGCAGGGATGCAGCTGAGCAATTGCGCCGTCGTGCTGCCGATAATTTGCGCCCACCAGGGCCTCGGCTGGGCGGCCGGGCTGATTTTCCCCTTGTACGGAATGGGCGCGCTCACGGGAAATTCGATCTCGCCCGCGGTCATGCAGCGCTCGGGCCGGATGCGCCACCTGCTGCTCGCGGCGGTCGGAGCGACCGTTGCGGCCATGGTGCTGCTCGACGCCGTCATTCCCTGGACGGGCGGTTTGACCGCCGCGGTGTTCCTGCTCACCTGCGTGGTCAGCGGAGTTGTCGTCGGGATCGGCTGCGTCGCGTACCCCGACCTGGTCTCCAACAAGCTGTCCGCATCGCGGCGTGGGGAGCTGCTGCTAACCCAGGGCGCGACCGGGTCGGTGCTGGCCACCACCACCGCGTTGCTGGTGGTGCCGATGCTGGCGCACGGCAACGAAATGACGTATCGCCGCGACCTGCTGTGGCTGGGCGCGACGGGCCTGGCCGCATCCGGCATCGCGGCGCTGTTCGTCGGCCCGATGCGGTCTGGGTCGATCACCACGCGGATGTCCGTACGAGACACCTACCGCCAGGGCTTCGCGGTCGCCCGTACCCAGCCGTGGTTCCGCCGGTATGTCATCACCTACCTGTTGTTCGCTCCAGTCAACCTGGGCACGTTTTTCTACACCCTGCGCATCGCTCACCAGAGCGGGAGTGTGCGCGTGCTGGTGATCCTGTCCAGCGTCGGACTGGTCGTCGGTTCGGCGCTGTGGCGCAAGTTTCTCCGCCTCTTCGGAGTGCGCGGCATGATGCTGGGCAGCGCCCTGCTCGGTGTCGCCGCCATCGTGCTGTGCATCGTGGCCGAGTCGAGCGGCCAGTGGTCCCACATGTGGGCGTACGGCACCGCCTTCTTCCTGGCGACCGTGGCCGGTCAGGCCATCTTCCCCTCGGCGATATCGTGGATCAGCGTCGTCGCCGCCGAAGAGCACCGCGGGACACTGATCGGCTTCGCCTCGACCCTGTTCAATGTCGCATCCGCAGCGTTGGGGGCCGCCCTCGGCGCAATCGCCCAGGTTCACACCACGGTCTGGCCGGACGTCATCATGCTGCTCCTGGGCATCGCCACCGTTGTGGCGGCTCTGGGGGCGCCGGCGGCGGAGAAGCGGCGGGCAGTCGTGCGCCGCCTGCGCACGGTGGCAAGCCCGGAGCGGCCGCTCTCGGCGATGGCACCGGCGCCCTGCCTGCAGGCCGCCTAGGGTCGCCTAGGGTCGCGCCGTCTCCGGCGACTTCTCGGGAGGCGTGAGCAACAGGGCGCGCACCAATCGGCGGGCCGCGTAGGGCCGCAGCATCTGACTCGCGGGCCGCGGGCGCACCCGTAGCGGCCACCAGAACCAGCGGCCGAGCAGCGCGGCGATGGACGGCGTCATGAACGAGCGCACGATCAGGGTGTCGAACAGCAGGCCCAGGCCGATGGTGGTGCCGATCTGACCGATGATCTGCAGATCGCTGAACACGAACAGCGACATCGTCACGGCGAAGACCATGCCGGCGGCGGTCACCACCCCACCGGTGCCGGCCATCGCGCGGATGATTCCGGTGTTCAAGCCGGCGCCGATTTCCTCTTTGAGCCGCGAGATCAGCAACAG
This genomic interval from Mycobacterium sp. SMC-2 contains the following:
- a CDS encoding MFS transporter; protein product: MSVTHAPSLAQRSPFGRLLSQGTLYTAGMQLSNCAVVLPIICAHQGLGWAAGLIFPLYGMGALTGNSISPAVMQRSGRMRHLLLAAVGATVAAMVLLDAVIPWTGGLTAAVFLLTCVVSGVVVGIGCVAYPDLVSNKLSASRRGELLLTQGATGSVLATTTALLVVPMLAHGNEMTYRRDLLWLGATGLAASGIAALFVGPMRSGSITTRMSVRDTYRQGFAVARTQPWFRRYVITYLLFAPVNLGTFFYTLRIAHQSGSVRVLVILSSVGLVVGSALWRKFLRLFGVRGMMLGSALLGVAAIVLCIVAESSGQWSHMWAYGTAFFLATVAGQAIFPSAISWISVVAAEEHRGTLIGFASTLFNVASAALGAALGAIAQVHTTVWPDVIMLLLGIATVVAALGAPAAEKRRAVVRRLRTVASPERPLSAMAPAPCLQAA
- the nagA gene encoding N-acetylglucosamine-6-phosphate deacetylase, producing MVTIAAGTMVLDGQAHRPGWLQTDDGRILACGAGPAPRPADADFPDCTVVPGFIDMHVHGGGGASYTDADLDGAGIAAAAEFHLRHGTTTTLASLVTTSPAELLAGVRAAAEAARRGTVAGVHLEGPWLSRARCGAHDPAQMRYPDPGEIDAVLDAGGGAVRMVTLAPELPGADGAIRRFLDAGVVVAVGHTDATYQQTERAIALGATVGTHLFNGMPPMHHREPGPALALLRHPGVTVELIADGVHVQPAVVHAVIGAAGPERVALVTDAIAAAGRGDGAFRLGTTAIDVVSGVARVRGTSTIAGSTATMDQLFRSVHADAGLAVAAQTTSATPARALGLERVGSLSAGYDANLVVLDSDLRVRAVMVAGRWRVRG
- a CDS encoding sugar porter family MFS transporter; its protein translation is MTNARGGLLVGLTAASVGLIYGYDLSIIAGAQLYVTEDFGLSTRQQELLTTMVVIGQIAGALGAGVLANAIGRKKSVVLLLVAYAAFALLGALSVSLPMLLTARLLLGLTLGVAVVVVPVYVAESAPTAVRGSLLTAYQLAIVSGLIVGYLTGYLLAGTHSWRWMLGLATVPALLLLPLLMRAPDTARWYVLKGRLDDARRALLRVEPTAQVDDELAEIGRALGEAGGGWSEMLRPPYSRATAFVITLGFLIQITGINAIIYYCPRIFEAMGFTGNFALLGLPALVQVAGLAAVGASLLLVDRVGRRPILLSGIAMMIAADVVLMAVFGRGIDGAVLGFAGILLFIIGYTMGFGSLGWVYASESFPSRLRSIGSSTMLTSNLVANAIVAAVFLTMLHSLGGAGTFAVFASLAVVAFAVVYRYAPETKGRQLEEIRHFWEKGGRW
- the yhjD gene encoding inner membrane protein YhjD — translated: MSEPAKAGILDRLRARHGWLDHVLRAYQRFDGRNGGFFAAGLTYYTIFALFPLLMVGFAAFGFILSRRPELLRTIDDHIRSQVTGPLGDQLLDLMNSAIDARASVGIIGLATAVWAGLGWISHLRQALTEMWWEERIESPGFVRNKLSDLLAMLGTFAVIMATVGLTTVGHDAPLAALLKWFGIPELVVFDWLFWLLSIVISTAVSWLLFAWMIARLPREKVSLADSMRAALIAAVGFEAFKQAGSVYLRVVLRSPAGATFGPVLGLMVFAYITSYLVLFCTAWAATASDHPRTRHVAPPAPVIIAPRVQLDEGIRARQTLTAMAMGAVGALALSRVKRWLR
- the trpS gene encoding tryptophan--tRNA ligase, whose translation is MSTATGSRRIFSGVQPTSDSLHLGNALGAITQWVALQDDHEAMFCVVDLHAITIPQDPEALRRRTLATAAQYLALGIDPARSTVFVQSHVPAHSQLAWVLGCFTGFGQASRMTQFKDKSARQGGEATTVGLFTYPVLQAADVLAYDAELVPVGEDQRQHLELARDVAQRFNSRFPDTFVVPDLLIPKATAKIYDLQDPTSKMSKSAATDAGLINLLDDPAVSAKKIRSAVTDSEREIRFDTDAKPGVSNLLTIQSAVTGTGIDELVKGYAGRGYGDLKKDTAEAVVEFVGPIKARVDELLADPAELEGVLAAGAEHAEDIAGKTVRRVYDRLGFLPQRG